Proteins encoded together in one Camelina sativa cultivar DH55 chromosome 9, Cs, whole genome shotgun sequence window:
- the LOC104715060 gene encoding ubiquitin-conjugating enzyme E2-16 kDa-like, translating to MFKLRLSFPPDYPRSPPNVVFITKIYHPNVSDSGGIYLKVLRTDCWIPMPIVKLFKGLVEKLIEPEVNDEEQTIEYLVNLYKSDRRRFEAMAREMTNQYAGREI from the exons ATGTTTAAACTTAGGCTTAGTTTTCCACCTGATTACCCAAGAAGTCCCCCCAAT GTTGTTTTCATCACAAAAATTTACCACCCAAATGTATCAGATAGTGGAGGCATTTACCTAAAAGTTTTGAGGACCGACTGTTGGATCCCCATGCCGATTGTTAAGCTTTTCAAGGGATTAGTGGAGAAGTTGATTGAACCAGAGGTGAATGATGAGGAACAGACCATTGAATATCTTGTCAACCTCTACAAAtctgataggagaaggtttgaagCCATGGCTAGAGAGATGACTAATCAATATGCTGGGAGAGAAATCTGA